One Euphorbia lathyris chromosome 1, ddEupLath1.1, whole genome shotgun sequence DNA segment encodes these proteins:
- the LOC136211123 gene encoding NADPH HC-toxin reductase 1-like yields MGNQKKVCVTGGSSYFGSSIVKKLLEKGYTVHATLRNLEDEAKVGLLKSLPNAETNLVLFQADVYNNCEFQPAIDGCEVVFHLATPLQHDPNSTQFKDRVESTVAATKSVVDSCINSGSVKRLIYPGIILAVSPLNEDGTSYDKPCADESCWTPLDISYSYANEFTMDHLRAKTLAEKEVLNAQDDDKLDVVTLAVGLVGGETSLPSVPLSLDLMISQVKGNEFGYNGMMFIQQLLGSVPIVHIDDVSEAHIFCMENPSVKGRFICAGATPTTKDLSTYLTQNYPEFKIDDKLIGEDGEKIHLDTSKLTNLGFVYKYDMKKILDESLECARRLGAL; encoded by the exons ATGGGTAACCAAAAAAAGGTCTGTGTAACTGGAGGTTCTAGTTACTTTGGTTCTTCCATTGTTAAGAAGCTTTTAGAGAAAGGCTACACAGTTCATGCTACCTTAAGAAACTTAG AGGATGAAGCCAAAGTGGGATTACTTAAATCACTACCAAATGCAGAGACTaatcttgttctttttcaagcTGATGTTTATAACAACTGTGAGTTTCAGCCTGCCATTGATGGTTGTGAAGTTGTTTTTCATCTTGCTACTCCTCTGCAACATGACCCCAATAGCACTcag TTTAAGGACCGTGTTGAATCAACGGTGGCAGCTACAAAAAGCGTCGTTGATTCGTGCATTAACTCCGGAAGTGTTAAGCGTCTTATCTACCCGGGCATCATTCTCGCAGTTTCGCCTTTAAACGAAGACGGAACTAGCTACGACAAACCTTGCGCGGACGAATCCTGCTGGACTCCTCTCGACATCTCCTATTCGTATGCCAATGAATTCACAATG GATCATTTGAGAGCAAAAACTCTTGCAGAGAAGGAAGTTTTGAATGCACAAGATGATGATAAATTAGATGTAGTAACTCTTGCAGTTGGCTTAGTAGGAGGTGAAACAAGTCTTCCAAGTGTTCCATTAAGTCTTGATTTGATGATTTCACAAGTTAAAGGGAATGAATTTGGGTATAATGGAATGATGTTTATACAACAACTTCTGGGTTCTGTTCCTATTGTACACATTGATGATGTAAGTGAAGCACATATTTTTTGTATGGAAAATCCATCAGTTAAAGGTAGATTCATTTGTGCTGGTGCCACTCCAACTACTAAGGATTTATCAACATACCTCACTCAAAATTACCCTGAGTTCAAGATTGATGACAA attaattggagaagatggagaaaaAATTCACTTGGATACATCAAAATTGACAAATTTGGGCTTTGTTTATAAGTATGATATGAAGAAGATTTTAGATGAGAGCTTGGAATGTGCAAGGAGATTAGGCGCTCTTTAA